Proteins encoded by one window of Fibrobacter sp.:
- a CDS encoding DUF2806 domain-containing protein: MDSLTNAVGAVAGASEGFYALVKKIPILGDVIRYEERKEQTEKAVHEKFLNEYRILNDPAYQVNFINQFQDENERKLIMGHIIDVQSDGQKSLNIVSVLSQFCENTKETKSEEVDDKDMDPDWWLLWLERAKMTSNPLKQQILAKVLEFETKTHGSVSARFIRTLGDLSTEDLDFFGKFVRYFSSDGYLFNHVGLMMSDSSFFKINLHNQQMLENLGLARFASGFGEYRSYGRRKIGDKTCILIPYPNCFLRVWKDVEKFEMTYSMSLTAEGKQLRKYMTEGMDADVLEILSKEISSSQNCRVSVHKLVGENYFVQKEEFAYENGALINGM, encoded by the coding sequence ATGGATTCATTGACAAATGCCGTTGGTGCTGTGGCAGGTGCATCGGAAGGCTTTTATGCACTTGTGAAAAAAATCCCTATACTTGGCGATGTTATTCGTTACGAAGAACGCAAAGAACAAACGGAAAAAGCTGTTCATGAAAAATTTTTGAATGAGTATCGAATTTTAAATGATCCTGCATATCAAGTAAATTTTATTAATCAGTTTCAAGATGAAAATGAACGAAAGCTTATTATGGGGCATATCATTGATGTGCAATCAGATGGTCAAAAAAGTCTGAACATTGTTTCCGTATTAAGTCAATTTTGTGAAAATACAAAGGAAACGAAGTCGGAAGAAGTTGATGATAAGGATATGGATCCAGATTGGTGGCTCCTGTGGTTAGAACGGGCTAAAATGACTTCTAATCCGTTGAAACAGCAAATTCTTGCTAAAGTTCTTGAATTTGAAACGAAAACTCACGGAAGTGTCTCGGCAAGATTTATTCGAACGCTTGGTGACCTGTCTACGGAAGATTTAGATTTCTTTGGCAAATTTGTCAGGTATTTTTCTAGTGACGGGTATCTTTTTAATCATGTTGGATTGATGATGTCTGATTCCTCTTTTTTCAAAATCAATCTACACAATCAACAAATGCTAGAAAACCTAGGGCTTGCGCGATTTGCTTCTGGTTTTGGCGAGTATCGTAGTTACGGAAGAAGAAAAATTGGTGATAAAACATGTATCCTCATTCCTTATCCTAATTGCTTTTTGAGAGTTTGGAAGGATGTTGAAAAATTTGAAATGACCTATTCAATGTCTTTGACTGCAGAAGGGAAACAACTCCGTAAATATATGACAGAAGGAATGGATGCTGATGTTCTGGAGATTTTAAGCAAAGAGATATCTTCTTCTCAAAACTGTCGAGTGTCTGTGCATAAACTTGTAGGTGAAAATTATTTTGTTCAGAAAGAAGAATTCGCGTATGAGAATGGTGCTTTAATTAACGGAATGTGA